A window of the Bacteroidales bacterium genome harbors these coding sequences:
- a CDS encoding ATP-binding protein translates to MTTVTKPILHPGFKLKDSISIKARLEKIFFTEVYSLSNEKFLYLFTNIQQDEVIDRSQKYELVNLDIGGKKYLGVIIDEHSHDKITAIVDDLTVLRGFDCVAGMRPLKAMLMSDVIEPLLNPEKYKKFKLGIPNGILLFGPPGCGKTFIVKKLAEELGYNFIEMNPSSVATSYVHGAVGNIGKVFEMARLQAPSIVFIDEIEGLIPKREELSSSADIKKEEINEFLLQLNNAGSSKILVVGATNRPHMIDTAILRSGRMDKRIFVGPPDLEARRDLFKICLSGRPYDKKIDFEKLAKMSENYVGSDIELIVTEAARAAVSQDKKMVDEKMLAGAIKKFNPSISPEEIAYYNQFGDLERS, encoded by the coding sequence ATGACTACAGTAACCAAACCAATTTTACATCCAGGTTTTAAGCTGAAAGACAGCATCAGCATTAAAGCACGCCTCGAAAAGATTTTTTTCACAGAGGTATACTCACTTTCGAATGAAAAGTTTCTATATCTTTTCACCAACATCCAACAGGATGAAGTTATCGATCGGAGTCAAAAATACGAACTCGTAAATCTCGATATTGGTGGGAAGAAATATCTCGGCGTGATTATCGATGAGCATTCCCACGACAAAATAACGGCAATCGTTGACGATTTGACTGTCTTGCGCGGGTTTGATTGCGTTGCGGGCATGCGCCCCCTCAAGGCAATGCTCATGAGCGATGTCATTGAGCCTCTTCTTAATCCCGAAAAGTACAAGAAATTTAAACTAGGTATTCCGAATGGTATCTTACTTTTCGGACCTCCGGGATGCGGAAAAACATTCATTGTTAAGAAATTGGCCGAAGAGCTCGGGTATAATTTTATCGAAATGAATCCGTCCTCCGTCGCAACATCGTATGTTCACGGTGCCGTTGGAAATATCGGCAAGGTCTTTGAGATGGCGAGATTGCAAGCACCATCGATTGTCTTTATTGACGAGATTGAGGGTCTTATTCCAAAGCGAGAAGAACTCAGCTCGTCTGCAGATATCAAGAAAGAGGAAATCAATGAGTTTCTCCTCCAGCTCAACAATGCCGGTAGCAGTAAGATTTTGGTTGTTGGAGCTACAAACCGTCCTCACATGATCGATACAGCAATCCTACGATCTGGACGAATGGACAAACGAATATTCGTTGGACCGCCAGATTTGGAAGCTAGGAGAGACCTGTTCAAAATTTGTCTTTCAGGTCGACCTTACGATAAAAAAATCGACTTTGAAAAGCTCGCCAAAATGTCTGAGAACTATGTGGGATCAGATATTGAGCTCATCGTAACTGAGGCGGCTCGGGCGGCCGTGTCTCAAGATAAAAAAATGGTCGATGAGAAAATGTTGGCCGGTGCAATCAAAAAGTTTAACCCTTCGATCTCGCCCGAGGAAATCGCATATTACAATCAATTTGGTGACCTAGAAAGATCGTAA